ATGTCCTTTCCATTTCGGACTATAAAAAATACTTGCCTTCATCTGACCGTGGCTTATATCCATCCGGTCTATGCAAAAAGAAAGAGCACCCAAACGCGAGATATTCGGGTGGGCGATGTTCGACTTCGCCAACTCCTCGTACACCACCGTCATCGTAACCGTCGTTTACGCGATCGTCTTTCCGCAGATCATCGTCGGCGACGCTCCAGAATACCGAATGGGCAACCTGCTGTGGAGTATCGGCCTGTCCCTCAGCTACGTGATCGTCGTCGCCACAGCTCCGATCCTCGGCGCCATCATGGACTTCTCGGCCTCCAAAAAGAAGTTCCTCTTCGCCAGTTATCTGTTCACGATTCTGTTAACGGCCGCCCTTTTCTTTGTGCGTCCCGGCGACGTCTGGCTTGGCGTAACGCTGCTTGTGCTTTCGAACTACGGCTTCGCCGCAGGCGAATCCTTTGCCGGCGCCTTTCTGCCCGATCTCGGCCCTCCAGAAGACCTGGGCAAGATCTCGGGATTCGCCTGGGGTATCGGCTATTTCGGCGGCCTCGTTTCCACCGCACTCGTTCTGGCATTGATCGAACCGGGTGGCGGACCTACCAATCCGGATAACCCCTCGCTGCCTTTCATCGGCCCTGTGACGGCGGCCTTCTTTCTGCTGGCCGGCATTCCCACCTTTCTGCTCCTGAAAGAGAGAGGAACGGCGCAGACGCTGCCTGCCGGCGAGACGATGTTCAAGATCGGCTTTCACAGACTCTTTGCCACATTGAAAGAGATCGGTGATTTTCGCGACCTCACCATCTTCCTTGCATCCCTTTTCTTCAGCCAGGCCGGCCTGTATGTCGTGATCAGCTTCGCCTTCATCTATGGAGCGCAGGTGATCCACTGGAGCGCCGGTGCAATGGCCATGATGTTCATCATCACCCAGTTCACAGCAGCGGGTGGCGCGATTCTATTCGGGCTTCTGCAAGACCGTATCGGCTCGATTCGCACATACATGATGACGCTTGTTCTGTGGATCGTCGCCGTGGCGCTCATCTACGGAACGAACGATCTGACGGTGTGGATCAACGAGACCTTTGCAAAAGACTATAAGGCCGAAAGCGTCTTTCTCTTTATCGGCTGTCTTGCCGGTCTGGGCCTCGGCGCCACGCAATCGGCCGGCCGTGCCATCGTCGGCATCTTCTCGCCCGAGTCGAAATCGGGTGAGTTTTTCGGTTTCTGGGGCCAGTCGAGCAAGCTATCGGCTATCGTCGGTGTTCTCGGCACCGGTCTACTCCAGAATATGATAGGATTGCAGAAGGCGATTCTCTTCACCGTCGTTCTTTTTATTCTGGGCATGATCGTTTCGTTCTACGTAAACGAAGCCCGTGGCCGCAAGATGGCCGCCGAGCACGAAGGCGAATAAGGGGTTATCCAGGGATTTCAGCCGTTGCGGCGTCGTTGACGGCTGAAGGGATTCCCCGTTTCGTTGCCTGTGAACCTGAATCTGTTTTTCTCAGGCGGATGGATTCATCCGCCTCTGAGCAAAGGCAGCGCCTTTTCCCAGAGGATTTCAGGAGTAAAGGGTTTTACGATGTAGCCGTTGACGCCTTTCTGAAGCGCTCTGATAACCGTCTCTTTCTCGCTTTCGGTCGTAACCATCAGAATCGGAATATTCGCATAACGCGAATGGGAGCGGACGGTTTCGACGAGCGTCACTCCGTCCATTCCCGGCATATTTCGATCTGTGATGATGAGATCAAAATCCTGCCCGAGCAGCTTTTTGAGCGCGTCGACCCCATCAGAAGACTCGACGATATTGCGAAGACCGATCTTCTCGAAGGCCCCTCTGATGATGGCGCGCATCATCGAGGAGTCGTCGACGATCAGGATTTTCTTCTCTTCGATCATGGGCTACTGCTACTGCAGCGGCCCGCTCAAGCAAGAAGATTCAACGCTCTTCCTACGCCTTCGGCCTTTAAATCTGCGGCTTTTTGCTCTGCATTCACACGGATGAGTTTTTCACTCATCTCCTGACCGGAATCGGTGGCCTGCTGAAGCACCTGATTCATCGCCTCGACGGAACGTTGAACCTGATCCATGCCTGCTGCGCTAACATCCATACTTTCCTCCTGAGGCCTTCCGGCTGGCTCACCGTAGACGTCTACCCGCAACTCGCAGGAAGAAGCACTACGACAGAAGTCCTCCCTTCCACTATCGGAAAAAAATTCCCCGGATCAAGACGGCCCGGGGATTTTTTCGACAGTCGCTCCTGCTCGCCTCGCTACTCTGAGGCCAATACGGCCTGGGCGGCGGCCAGGCGCGCCACCGGCACCCTGTAAGGTGAACAGCTTACATAATCGAGGCCCACCCTGTTAAAAAAGCGAATACTGGTCGGATCGCCCCCCTGCTCTCCACAGACGCCCGTTTTCAGATCGTGCCGCGCCGACTTGCCTTTTTGCAGAGCAATGCGGATCATCTCGCCCACGCCGCTTTCATCAACGGTGGCGAACGGATTGCGTTCGTACACGCCAAGTCGTAAATACTCTCTCAAGAAGGGCTCGGAGTCATCTCTCGAGAAGCCAAGCGTCATCTGCGTCAGGTCGTTTGTTCCGAAGCTGAAGAAGCTTGCATCAATTGCGATCTGATCGGCGGTCAGGGCCGCACGCGGCACCTCGATCATCGTGCCGATTTTATAATCCACATGACAGTCGAATTCAGCGAGCAGGCGTTTCGCCTCCACTTCGAGAAGCTCCTTCTGCAGCGAGAGTTCTTTCCTGTGTCCGACAAGCGGAACCATGATCTCGGGGTGAACGTGAATGTTTTTCTTTCGAGATTTGCAGGCCGCTTCGAGGATAGCCCTCACCTGCATGCGCGTAATCTCCGGATAGGTAATACCGAGACGACAGCCGCGATGGCCGAGCATCGGATTCGACTCTTTCAGCGTCGATGCCCGCTCCCGAATGTGCTCTTCGGTGACGCCGATCTTCTGTGAGAGCTCGGCGATCTGTTCGTCGGTATGCGGCAGGAACTCATGAAGAGGAGGATCGAGCAATCGGATGGTCACCGGATAACCCGCCATCGCCTCAAACAGGCGCTCGAAGTCCTCACGCTGAAAGGGAAGCAGCCTCTTTAAGGCAAGCTCTCGTTCTTCCTGCGTTCGGGCGAGAATCATCTGCTGCATGAACGGCAGACGCTCCGGCCCGAAGAACATATGCTCGGTGCGGCAGAGGCCGATGCCTTCGGCGCCGAACGATCGTGCGACGTTAGCGTCTTGCGGAGTATCAGCGTTCGCCCGTACGCGCAGACGTCTGACCTCGTCGGCCCATTTCATCACCTGAAAGAAATCTCGCGCCATCCATGAAGATGCCGGATCAATCTCGCCTCGCATCGCTCTTTGAATGTCGGAATCGACCGTTTGCATGCGCCCGACAAAGACCTCTCCCGACGTACCGTCGATAGAGACCTCATCGCCTTCATTGATACGTACATGGCGGCCTTCTTCTGTGACGATGTCTGCATATCCGTGCTCTTCATGAACGATGAGAGCCGAGCATCCGACGACGCAGGGCTTGTTCATTCCGCGGGCGACGACGGCGGCATGAGACGTCATTCCCCCGCGAGCGGTAAGGATTCCCGAGGAGTGCTGCATGCCCTTGATATCGTCGGGGCTTGTTTCCATGCGCACAAGAAGCGGCGTCTTACCTTTCGCTGCCATCTCGACGGCATGCGCGCTCTGGAAAACCGCATAGCCCGACGCAGCGCCAGGGCCCGCGTTTAATCCCTTCGCAAGCACGCGTTTCTCGCTTCGGGCGGCGTTGACCTCGGTCGGATCAAAGATCGGCGCAAGCAGAGCGGGTAATCCCTCCGCCTCAATACGTAGAAGAGCGGTGCGCGGATCGATGAGCTTTTCATCGACCATATCACAGGCGATTTTCAAAGAGGCCGCCGACGTGCGCTTGCCGTTACGCGTTTGAAGCAGATAGAGCTTCCCCTGCTGTACCGTAAACTCGATGTCCTGCATATCGCGATAATGCGATTCAAGAAGGGCCTGGATTCGCAGAAGTTCCCTGTAAACGTCGGGCATCTCGCGTTCGAGTTCTTCGATCTTCTGTGGCGTGCGAATGCCGGCGACAACATCTTCGCCCTGTGCGTTAATCAGGAATTCACCGTAAAACTTCCTTTCGCCGGTGGACGGGTTTCGCGTAAAACACACGCCTGTTCCCGACGTGTTGCCCATATTCCCGAAGACCATGGACTGAACGTTTACGGCGGTGCCATAGCTCTCAGGAATATGGTTCAGACGACGATAATAGATCGCCCTTTCGTTATTCCAGCTGCGAAAGACGGCCTCGACCGCCATGCGCAACTGCATAAACGGATCATCGGGAAAGGGCTGTCCCGTGCCTTTTTGTACAAGATTCCGGTAGTCGTCAATGATATCGCGCAGAGCTGCCGGTTTCAG
This region of Leptonema illini DSM 21528 genomic DNA includes:
- a CDS encoding MFS transporter: MQKERAPKREIFGWAMFDFANSSYTTVIVTVVYAIVFPQIIVGDAPEYRMGNLLWSIGLSLSYVIVVATAPILGAIMDFSASKKKFLFASYLFTILLTAALFFVRPGDVWLGVTLLVLSNYGFAAGESFAGAFLPDLGPPEDLGKISGFAWGIGYFGGLVSTALVLALIEPGGGPTNPDNPSLPFIGPVTAAFFLLAGIPTFLLLKERGTAQTLPAGETMFKIGFHRLFATLKEIGDFRDLTIFLASLFFSQAGLYVVISFAFIYGAQVIHWSAGAMAMMFIITQFTAAGGAILFGLLQDRIGSIRTYMMTLVLWIVAVALIYGTNDLTVWINETFAKDYKAESVFLFIGCLAGLGLGATQSAGRAIVGIFSPESKSGEFFGFWGQSSKLSAIVGVLGTGLLQNMIGLQKAILFTVVLFILGMIVSFYVNEARGRKMAAEHEGE
- a CDS encoding response regulator gives rise to the protein MIEEKKILIVDDSSMMRAIIRGAFEKIGLRNIVESSDGVDALKKLLGQDFDLIITDRNMPGMDGVTLVETVRSHSRYANIPILMVTTESEKETVIRALQKGVNGYIVKPFTPEILWEKALPLLRGG
- the ppdK gene encoding pyruvate, phosphate dikinase, with translation MDIVFFGNGISEDPNPDKIRLGGKGSNLCRMAALGIPVPPGIVLPTTLCRDYMERGHLPPELMPSVHEKLKKVEEATGRHFANPHKPLLVSVRSGAPVSMPGMMDTILNLGLNADTLKGMVLETGDERFVLDSYRRFIQMFGDVVLGIPHHSFEEILNHHKKKSDAVQDTDLKPAALRDIIDDYRNLVQKGTGQPFPDDPFMQLRMAVEAVFRSWNNERAIYYRRLNHIPESYGTAVNVQSMVFGNMGNTSGTGVCFTRNPSTGERKFYGEFLINAQGEDVVAGIRTPQKIEELEREMPDVYRELLRIQALLESHYRDMQDIEFTVQQGKLYLLQTRNGKRTSAASLKIACDMVDEKLIDPRTALLRIEAEGLPALLAPIFDPTEVNAARSEKRVLAKGLNAGPGAASGYAVFQSAHAVEMAAKGKTPLLVRMETSPDDIKGMQHSSGILTARGGMTSHAAVVARGMNKPCVVGCSALIVHEEHGYADIVTEEGRHVRINEGDEVSIDGTSGEVFVGRMQTVDSDIQRAMRGEIDPASSWMARDFFQVMKWADEVRRLRVRANADTPQDANVARSFGAEGIGLCRTEHMFFGPERLPFMQQMILARTQEERELALKRLLPFQREDFERLFEAMAGYPVTIRLLDPPLHEFLPHTDEQIAELSQKIGVTEEHIRERASTLKESNPMLGHRGCRLGITYPEITRMQVRAILEAACKSRKKNIHVHPEIMVPLVGHRKELSLQKELLEVEAKRLLAEFDCHVDYKIGTMIEVPRAALTADQIAIDASFFSFGTNDLTQMTLGFSRDDSEPFLREYLRLGVYERNPFATVDESGVGEMIRIALQKGKSARHDLKTGVCGEQGGDPTSIRFFNRVGLDYVSCSPYRVPVARLAAAQAVLASE